In a single window of the Delftia tsuruhatensis genome:
- the nusA gene encoding transcription termination factor NusA, which translates to MNRELLMLVEAISREKNVERDVVFGAVESALAQATKKLYQGEVDIRVAIDRDSGNYDTFRRWLVVPDDAGLQNPDAEEMLMDAQDRVPGISEGEYIEEEIESLPIGRIGAMAAKQVILQKIRDAEREMLLNEFLSRGDKIFTGTVKRMDKGDIIVEAGRVEGRLRRNEMIPKENLRNGDRVRAMIMEVDATLRGAPIILSRSAPEFMVELFRNEVPEIEQGLLEIKSCARDAGSRAKIAVLSHDKRVDPIGTCVGVRGTRVNAVTNELAGERVDIVLWSEDPAQFVIGALAPANVSSIVVDEEKHAMDVVVDEENLAIAIGRGGQNVRLASELTGWKINIMDAAESAQKQADESAVARQLFMEKLDVDEEIANILIEEGFETLEEVAYVPLQEMLEIESFDEETVNELRSRAKDALLTQEIAHEENVSKVSQDLLTLEGMTAEIVDKLAQANVHTRDDLADLAIDELTELTGQTEEQAKALIMKAREHWFTEGQE; encoded by the coding sequence ATGAATCGCGAACTGTTGATGTTGGTAGAAGCCATTTCGCGCGAAAAGAACGTGGAGCGCGATGTGGTGTTCGGTGCAGTGGAATCGGCCCTGGCCCAAGCCACGAAGAAGCTGTACCAGGGTGAAGTGGACATCCGCGTGGCCATCGATCGCGACAGCGGTAACTACGACACCTTCCGCCGCTGGCTGGTGGTGCCCGATGACGCGGGCCTGCAAAACCCCGATGCCGAGGAAATGCTGATGGATGCGCAAGACCGTGTCCCCGGTATCTCCGAAGGCGAGTACATCGAGGAAGAGATCGAATCCCTGCCCATCGGCCGCATCGGTGCCATGGCGGCCAAGCAGGTCATCCTGCAGAAGATCCGCGATGCCGAGCGCGAGATGCTGCTCAACGAGTTCCTGTCCCGTGGCGACAAGATCTTCACCGGCACCGTCAAGCGCATGGACAAGGGCGACATCATCGTGGAGGCCGGCCGCGTCGAGGGGCGCCTGCGCCGCAACGAGATGATCCCCAAGGAAAACCTGCGCAACGGCGACCGCGTGCGCGCCATGATCATGGAGGTGGACGCCACGCTGCGCGGCGCCCCCATCATCCTGTCGCGTTCCGCGCCGGAGTTCATGGTCGAGCTGTTCCGCAATGAAGTGCCCGAGATCGAGCAGGGCCTGCTGGAGATCAAGAGCTGCGCCCGCGATGCCGGCAGCCGCGCCAAGATCGCCGTGCTCAGCCATGACAAGCGTGTCGATCCCATCGGCACCTGCGTCGGTGTGCGCGGCACCCGCGTCAATGCCGTCACGAACGAGCTGGCTGGCGAGCGTGTGGACATCGTGCTGTGGTCCGAGGATCCCGCGCAGTTCGTGATCGGCGCCCTGGCTCCGGCCAACGTGTCCTCCATCGTCGTGGACGAGGAAAAGCACGCCATGGACGTGGTGGTGGACGAGGAGAACCTCGCCATCGCCATCGGCCGTGGCGGCCAGAACGTGCGCCTGGCTTCCGAGCTGACCGGCTGGAAGATCAACATCATGGACGCTGCCGAGTCCGCGCAGAAGCAGGCGGACGAGTCCGCCGTGGCGCGCCAGCTGTTCATGGAAAAGCTCGATGTGGACGAGGAAATCGCCAACATCCTCATCGAGGAAGGTTTCGAGACCCTGGAGGAGGTGGCCTATGTGCCCCTGCAGGAAATGCTCGAGATCGAGTCGTTCGACGAAGAGACGGTGAACGAGCTGCGCAGCCGTGCCAAGGACGCACTGCTGACGCAGGAGATCGCACACGAGGAAAACGTGAGCAAGGTGTCGCAGGATCTGCTGACGCTCGAGGGTATGACTGCGGAGATCGTGGACAAGCTGGCCCAGGCCAATGTGCACACCCGTGACGATCTGGCCGATCTGGCCATCGACGAGTTGACCGAGCTGACCGGGCAGACCGAGGAACAAGCGAAGGCTTTGATCATGAAGGCGCGTGAGCACTGGTTCACCGAAGGGCAAGAGTAA
- a CDS encoding chaperone modulator CbpM, with protein sequence MSTHSYPFYEPAELLGEDALDLQDLARHCQRNTAWVIEHVQTGVLTCDSQASAEATSWRFSSQTLVRARRIAHLEHSFDADPQLAALTTDLIEEVQMLRRKLQALQH encoded by the coding sequence ATGAGCACGCATTCCTACCCCTTCTACGAGCCCGCCGAACTGCTGGGCGAGGATGCGCTGGACCTGCAGGATCTGGCGCGCCACTGCCAGCGCAACACCGCCTGGGTGATCGAGCATGTGCAGACCGGCGTGCTCACCTGCGACAGCCAGGCATCTGCGGAAGCCACCTCCTGGCGCTTCAGCAGCCAGACGCTGGTGCGCGCGCGCCGCATTGCCCACCTGGAGCACAGCTTCGACGCCGACCCCCAACTGGCCGCGCTGACCACCGATCTGATCGAGGAAGTGCAGATGCTGCGCCGCAAGCTCCAGGCCTTGCAGCACTGA
- a CDS encoding cytochrome c: MRGRWSMAAVAWLGLAGLAVLGALLAWLNLRGEYGVHAYGYGGGGGEAEPVAALVERGAYLARVGNCVGCHTAAGGVEYAGGRGLPTAFGTLFTSNLTPDEETGLGKWSAQDFWRALHNGRSRDGRLLYPAFPYDSYTHVTRADSDALFAYLRSLPPVRAQAPGHALQFPYGWQGALVVWRALFFTPQEWKEQVQHPQAWNRGRYLAQGLGHCAACHAPRNAWGAVGQALTGGVVAGQSWYAPSLLDPAQAGVQAGRDSAWMQVLQAGSGPSGSALGPMAEVVARSTQHWQPQDLQALASYLQERGAAAVGGAEGGHAIAAPSPGSMVLGQKLYEQQCAVCHGSRGQGTAGAFPALAGNATVTMAEPRNLLLVLLEGGYPPSTRLQPHPHGMPPFGHVLSDAQVAAVANYVRNAWGNKAAEIGTMEVYRAREGRGF; the protein is encoded by the coding sequence ATGCGTGGCCGCTGGTCGATGGCCGCGGTGGCCTGGCTCGGATTGGCCGGATTGGCCGTGCTTGGCGCGTTGCTGGCATGGCTCAATCTGCGGGGGGAATACGGTGTGCATGCCTACGGATACGGCGGGGGCGGCGGGGAGGCGGAGCCCGTGGCTGCCCTCGTGGAGCGCGGCGCCTACCTGGCGCGGGTGGGCAATTGCGTCGGCTGCCATACGGCGGCCGGGGGCGTGGAATATGCCGGTGGCCGGGGGCTGCCCACCGCGTTCGGCACGTTGTTCACCAGCAATCTCACGCCAGACGAGGAGACGGGCCTGGGCAAGTGGAGCGCGCAGGATTTCTGGCGTGCGCTGCACAATGGCCGCTCACGGGACGGGCGCCTGCTGTACCCGGCCTTCCCGTATGACAGCTACACCCACGTGACGCGGGCGGATTCGGACGCCCTGTTCGCCTATCTGCGAAGCCTGCCCCCCGTGCGTGCGCAGGCGCCAGGCCATGCGCTGCAATTTCCCTATGGATGGCAGGGCGCGCTAGTGGTCTGGCGCGCACTGTTCTTCACGCCGCAGGAGTGGAAGGAGCAGGTGCAGCATCCGCAGGCATGGAACCGGGGGCGCTATCTTGCCCAGGGGCTGGGGCATTGTGCCGCCTGCCATGCACCACGCAATGCCTGGGGGGCCGTGGGGCAGGCGCTGACCGGGGGGGTCGTGGCAGGCCAGTCCTGGTATGCACCCTCTCTGCTGGATCCGGCGCAGGCCGGTGTGCAGGCGGGCCGCGATTCGGCCTGGATGCAGGTGCTGCAGGCGGGGTCGGGGCCTTCGGGATCCGCCCTGGGGCCCATGGCCGAGGTCGTGGCCCGCAGCACCCAGCACTGGCAGCCGCAGGATCTGCAGGCCCTGGCCTCCTATCTGCAAGAACGTGGCGCCGCCGCGGTTGGGGGGGCTGAGGGCGGCCACGCGATCGCCGCGCCGTCGCCCGGGTCCATGGTCCTGGGGCAGAAGCTGTATGAACAGCAGTGCGCGGTCTGCCATGGCTCCCGGGGGCAGGGCACGGCAGGGGCGTTTCCCGCCTTGGCCGGCAATGCCACCGTGACCATGGCCGAGCCGCGCAACCTGCTGCTGGTGCTGCTGGAGGGGGGCTACCCGCCTTCGACCCGGCTGCAGCCGCATCCGCACGGCATGCCCCCGTTCGGTCATGTGCTGTCGGACGCCCAGGTGGCGGCCGTGGCCAACTATGTGCGCAACGCCTGGGGCAACAAGGCGGCGGAAATCGGTACCATGGAGGTTTACCGCGCCAGGGAAGGGCGCGGCTTCTGA
- the rimP gene encoding ribosome maturation factor RimP, with protein sequence MALQQIVEQTVTGLGYDLVEIERSAGGLLRVTIDLPWQPPVEGEPVLPEQFVTVEDCEKVTRQLQFALEVDGVDYTRLEVSSPGIDRPLRHEQDFIRFTGEVIDLTLKEPMGAAAGGQVSANRKKFRGTLERAEDGGWQIVWSDEPPVKPGQRVSKKRVPAPLQALGFTLEELREARLAPLVDFKGRSAKPV encoded by the coding sequence GTGGCACTACAGCAAATCGTTGAACAAACCGTGACAGGTCTGGGCTATGACCTGGTGGAAATAGAACGCTCCGCGGGCGGGCTGTTGCGCGTCACAATTGATTTGCCTTGGCAGCCTCCGGTGGAGGGCGAGCCGGTGCTGCCGGAGCAGTTCGTGACGGTGGAGGACTGCGAGAAGGTCACGCGCCAGCTGCAGTTCGCCCTCGAGGTCGATGGCGTGGACTACACGCGCCTGGAGGTTTCTTCCCCGGGTATCGATCGCCCCCTGCGGCACGAGCAGGACTTCATCCGCTTCACCGGGGAAGTCATCGACCTGACCCTCAAGGAGCCCATGGGGGCCGCAGCCGGCGGGCAGGTCAGTGCCAATCGCAAGAAATTCCGCGGCACGCTGGAGCGCGCCGAAGATGGTGGCTGGCAGATCGTCTGGAGCGACGAGCCGCCGGTCAAGCCTGGCCAGAGGGTCAGCAAAAAGCGTGTTCCCGCGCCGCTGCAGGCGCTGGGCTTCACGCTGGAGGAGCTGCGCGAGGCGCGCCTGGCTCCCCTCGTGGATTTCAAGGGACGTTCTGCCAAGCCTGTCTGA
- a CDS encoding lipocalin family protein: MSSRPPSPDIRSSSRRSGWMLPAGLAVGTAAAALLWKGLRPPPIPQGVEPVRDWDIRRYMGRWYEVARLEHGFEKGLERTQAEYTALPDGSVHVLNRGYDARHRRWKSAEGKARTVRGPDVAALKVSFFGPFYGGYNVVALDTDYRWAMVVGSDLRYFWILSRTPQLADGVAARLLAQARLLGVPVDKVQWVLQDGVNPTGSW; this comes from the coding sequence ATGTCATCCCGTCCACCCTCCCCAGATATCCGCTCATCCTCCAGGCGATCGGGCTGGATGCTGCCGGCCGGCCTGGCCGTCGGCACAGCCGCCGCGGCGCTGCTGTGGAAAGGCCTGCGCCCGCCCCCCATACCACAGGGGGTGGAGCCGGTGCGCGACTGGGACATACGGCGCTACATGGGTCGCTGGTACGAAGTGGCGCGCCTGGAACATGGCTTCGAGAAGGGGCTGGAGCGCACCCAGGCCGAATACACGGCACTGCCCGACGGCAGCGTGCACGTGCTCAACCGCGGCTACGATGCGCGGCACCGCCGCTGGAAGTCCGCCGAGGGCAAGGCCCGCACCGTGCGGGGTCCGGATGTCGCGGCGCTCAAGGTGTCTTTCTTCGGCCCCTTCTACGGGGGCTACAACGTGGTGGCCCTCGATACCGACTACCGCTGGGCCATGGTGGTGGGCTCGGACCTGCGCTATTTCTGGATCCTGTCGCGCACCCCGCAGCTCGCCGATGGCGTGGCCGCCCGCCTGCTGGCCCAGGCCAGGCTGCTCGGCGTGCCGGTGGACAAGGTCCAGTGGGTGCTGCAGGACGGGGTCAATCCCACGGGCAGCTGGTAG
- the infB gene encoding translation initiation factor IF-2 codes for MSSNTVAEFARELNKTPDTLLQQLKAAGVAKDNASDALTDTDKQQLLSHLQASHGSGAKKITLTKRSTSEIKQADASGRARTIQVEVRKKRTFIKRDEAADGASDPAAKAAAQEQRAASERESQDLVRREEEARRQAEMIGRQEEELAQQRREREEREQREQREREAEERAAAYAAAEAAKIAEATRAKQEASREQAAGQAARAEAQAAARAKAEEESRARAAEEAERAKDLEDRRRKALAEAEAIRAMMAAPKKVLVAKKPEEPKPAAKPAAPAAGDAKKSTLHKPAGATTGGAGARTGGAPAGGGKEVKSAKLSSSWAGDGKKKEIKTRGDSSGGVGGRANWRGGPRGGRRGNDRNEGQQQHAAAEFRAIEVHVPETITVAELAHKMSVKASELIKVLMKMGQMVTINQPLDQDTAMIVVEEMGHTAKVAALDDPEAFTAEEVSHQEAALESRAPVVTVMGHVDHGKTSLLDYIRRTKVASGEAGGITQHIGAYHVQTPRGIVTFLDTPGHEAFTAMRARGAQATDIVILVCAADDGVMPQTKEAIKHAKAAGVPIVVAITKADKPDANPDRVKQELVVEEVVPEEYGGESPFVAVSSKTGQGIDELLEQVLLQAEVLELTAPVEAAAKGIVIEAQLDKGRGPVATVLVQSGTLKVGDVVLAGQTYGRVRAMLDEDGKQTKSAGPSIPVEIQGLSDVPQAGDDFMVLQDERRAREIATYRAGKFRNTKLARQQAAKLENMFAEMGAGEVQTLPIIVKADMQGSQEALGASLLKLSTDEIRVQLVYSGVGGISESDVNLALASKAIIIGFNVRADAQARKTAESNDVDLRYYNIIYDAVEEVKAAMSGMLAPERKEEIIGMAEIRTVFVASKIGTVAGSYITQGQVTRNAHFRLLRDNVVIYTGEIESLKRMKDDVKEVKEGFECGIKLRNYNDIREGDMLEVFEIKEIARSL; via the coding sequence ATGTCCAGTAATACGGTTGCCGAGTTTGCAAGAGAGCTCAACAAGACCCCTGACACGTTGCTGCAGCAGCTCAAGGCTGCGGGCGTCGCCAAGGACAACGCATCGGATGCGTTGACCGACACCGACAAGCAGCAACTGCTCAGCCATCTGCAGGCCAGCCACGGAAGCGGCGCCAAGAAGATCACGCTGACCAAGCGGTCCACGAGCGAGATCAAGCAGGCCGACGCTTCGGGCAGGGCCCGCACCATTCAGGTGGAAGTGCGCAAGAAGCGCACCTTCATCAAGCGTGACGAAGCCGCCGATGGCGCCTCCGACCCCGCTGCCAAGGCGGCTGCCCAGGAGCAGCGCGCGGCATCGGAGCGCGAGTCCCAGGATCTGGTGCGTCGCGAAGAGGAAGCACGTCGCCAGGCCGAGATGATCGGTCGCCAGGAGGAAGAATTGGCACAGCAACGCCGGGAGCGCGAAGAGCGCGAGCAACGCGAACAGCGCGAGCGCGAGGCCGAGGAACGCGCGGCCGCCTACGCCGCCGCCGAAGCGGCCAAGATCGCCGAGGCCACCCGCGCCAAGCAGGAGGCATCGCGCGAGCAGGCCGCCGGCCAGGCCGCGCGCGCCGAGGCCCAGGCTGCGGCCCGCGCCAAGGCCGAGGAAGAATCCAGGGCCCGCGCGGCCGAGGAAGCCGAGCGCGCCAAGGACCTGGAAGACCGCCGCCGCAAGGCGCTGGCCGAGGCCGAGGCCATCCGCGCCATGATGGCTGCTCCCAAGAAGGTGCTGGTCGCCAAGAAGCCCGAAGAGCCCAAGCCCGCAGCCAAGCCTGCGGCCCCGGCTGCGGGCGACGCCAAGAAGTCCACGCTGCACAAGCCCGCCGGCGCGACCACGGGTGGTGCAGGCGCGCGCACCGGTGGCGCGCCCGCTGGCGGCGGCAAGGAAGTCAAGTCCGCCAAGCTTTCGTCGAGCTGGGCCGGCGATGGCAAGAAAAAGGAAATCAAGACCCGTGGCGACAGCTCCGGTGGCGTGGGCGGCCGTGCCAACTGGCGTGGCGGCCCACGTGGCGGGCGTCGCGGCAATGACCGCAATGAAGGCCAGCAGCAGCACGCCGCGGCGGAGTTCCGCGCCATCGAGGTGCATGTGCCCGAGACCATCACCGTGGCCGAGCTGGCGCACAAGATGTCGGTCAAGGCTTCCGAGCTGATCAAGGTGCTGATGAAGATGGGCCAGATGGTCACCATCAACCAGCCCCTGGACCAGGACACGGCCATGATCGTGGTCGAGGAGATGGGCCACACCGCCAAGGTCGCCGCGCTGGACGATCCCGAGGCCTTCACGGCCGAGGAAGTGTCCCACCAGGAAGCCGCGCTAGAGTCGCGTGCCCCCGTGGTCACCGTCATGGGCCACGTGGACCACGGCAAGACCTCGCTGCTGGACTACATCCGCCGCACCAAGGTCGCGTCGGGCGAAGCCGGCGGCATCACCCAGCATATCGGCGCCTACCATGTGCAGACGCCGCGTGGCATCGTCACCTTCCTGGACACTCCGGGCCACGAGGCCTTCACGGCCATGCGTGCCCGTGGCGCCCAGGCCACCGACATCGTCATCCTGGTGTGCGCGGCCGACGACGGCGTGATGCCCCAGACCAAGGAAGCCATCAAGCACGCGAAGGCGGCAGGCGTTCCCATCGTGGTGGCCATCACCAAGGCCGACAAGCCCGATGCCAATCCCGACCGCGTCAAGCAGGAGCTGGTGGTCGAGGAGGTCGTGCCTGAAGAGTATGGCGGTGAGTCGCCCTTCGTGGCCGTGTCCTCCAAGACCGGCCAGGGCATCGACGAACTGCTCGAGCAGGTGCTGCTGCAGGCCGAAGTGCTGGAGCTGACGGCGCCGGTGGAAGCCGCCGCCAAGGGCATCGTGATCGAAGCCCAGCTGGACAAGGGCCGCGGCCCCGTGGCCACGGTGCTGGTGCAGTCCGGCACGCTGAAGGTGGGCGACGTGGTGCTGGCTGGCCAGACCTATGGCCGCGTGCGCGCCATGCTGGACGAGGACGGCAAGCAGACCAAGTCCGCCGGCCCTTCCATCCCGGTGGAGATCCAGGGTCTGTCCGACGTGCCCCAGGCCGGCGACGACTTCATGGTGCTGCAGGACGAGCGCCGCGCCCGCGAAATCGCGACCTACCGCGCAGGCAAGTTCCGCAACACCAAGCTGGCGCGCCAGCAGGCTGCCAAGCTCGAGAACATGTTCGCCGAAATGGGCGCGGGCGAGGTCCAGACCCTGCCCATCATCGTCAAGGCCGACATGCAGGGCTCGCAGGAAGCGCTGGGCGCATCGCTGCTCAAGCTGTCCACCGATGAGATCCGCGTTCAGCTGGTCTACTCGGGCGTGGGCGGCATCAGCGAGTCCGACGTCAACCTGGCGTTGGCCTCCAAGGCCATCATCATCGGCTTCAACGTGCGTGCCGATGCCCAGGCCCGCAAGACGGCCGAGAGCAACGACGTGGATCTGCGCTACTACAACATCATCTACGACGCCGTCGAAGAGGTGAAGGCAGCCATGTCCGGCATGCTGGCGCCCGAGCGCAAGGAAGAGATCATCGGCATGGCCGAGATCCGCACCGTGTTCGTGGCCTCCAAGATCGGCACCGTGGCAGGCTCGTACATCACGCAGGGCCAGGTCACGCGCAATGCGCATTTCCGCCTGCTGCGCGACAACGTGGTCATCTACACGGGCGAGATCGAATCGCTCAAGCGGATGAAGGACGACGTCAAGGAAGTCAAGGAAGGCTTCGAGTGCGGTATCAAGCTCAGGAACTACAACGACATCCGCGAAGGCGACATGCTCGAAGTGTTCGAGATCAAGGAAATCGCGCGCTCGCTGTAA
- a CDS encoding c-type cytochrome → MDHGSRWWSGGWRAVLAAWMAAAGCAAVAQPGPSLSGAPDVELPPAIVSAPLPEVGSMAARVLACTACHGPQGRATPGGYFPRIAGKPAGYLYRQLKNFQQGRRSYPAMNRLIEFMSDDYLRQISMHFAGLELPYAPPVPAALPASELARGEQLVLRGDEQRGLPACASCHGSRLMGAGEDIPGLLGLSRDYLNSQIGAWRSGQRKAAAPDCMDQVARALTPREVVAVTAWLASRPALASGGHEAVRQPLPLRCGAVQALAGREGLP, encoded by the coding sequence ATGGATCATGGCAGTCGATGGTGGTCTGGGGGATGGCGGGCCGTGCTGGCGGCATGGATGGCCGCGGCCGGATGCGCAGCGGTGGCGCAGCCCGGGCCGTCGCTGTCGGGCGCGCCGGACGTGGAACTGCCGCCGGCCATCGTCAGCGCGCCGCTGCCCGAGGTGGGCTCCATGGCCGCCAGGGTGCTGGCCTGCACCGCCTGTCACGGCCCGCAAGGCCGTGCCACGCCCGGCGGTTATTTCCCCCGCATCGCCGGCAAGCCGGCGGGGTATCTGTACCGACAGCTCAAGAACTTCCAGCAGGGACGCCGCAGCTATCCGGCCATGAACCGGCTGATCGAGTTCATGTCGGATGACTATCTGCGCCAGATCTCCATGCACTTCGCGGGGCTGGAGCTGCCCTATGCGCCGCCCGTGCCGGCGGCACTGCCGGCTTCGGAGCTGGCCCGTGGCGAGCAACTGGTGCTGCGCGGCGACGAGCAGCGGGGCCTGCCTGCGTGCGCCTCCTGCCATGGCAGCCGGCTCATGGGGGCGGGCGAGGACATCCCCGGCCTGCTGGGCCTGTCGCGCGACTACCTGAACAGCCAGATCGGCGCCTGGCGCTCCGGGCAGCGCAAGGCGGCGGCGCCGGACTGCATGGACCAGGTGGCCAGGGCATTGACACCCCGGGAGGTGGTGGCGGTCACCGCGTGGCTGGCCTCGCGCCCCGCCCTGGCATCCGGCGGGCATGAGGCCGTGCGCCAGCCCCTGCCGCTGCGTTGCGGCGCCGTGCAGGCCTTGGCTGGCCGGGAGGGCCTGCCATGA
- a CDS encoding DnaJ C-terminal domain-containing protein — MDYKDYYRILGLDRGASTDEIKKAYRKLARKYHPDVSKEADASQRMAEVNEANAVLSDPEKRAAYDALADGPRRGTTGTGGFQPPPGWENQDFHFRGGRGAAPEGDADFSDFFSQMFGHAARARQADTGGQGRQPPDMRGQDQHASIELDLMDSYRGAQRSLHLRTTAIDDDGQVVARDKELQVSIPKGVREGQMIRLAGQGGAGLGKGPAGDLLLEVHLRHDPRWWAEGKDVYQNVALAPWEAALGGAVRMSTIAGEFEVSVPAGSRPGRKLRIKGKGLPAATPGDLYLVLGIALPEAQTDAQRQAYASLAQAFPSFDARRQGTGQGASR, encoded by the coding sequence ATGGACTACAAGGACTATTACCGCATCCTGGGACTGGACCGGGGCGCGAGTACCGATGAGATCAAGAAGGCCTATCGCAAGCTGGCACGCAAATACCACCCCGACGTGAGCAAGGAGGCCGATGCCTCCCAGCGCATGGCCGAAGTCAACGAGGCCAATGCCGTGCTGTCAGACCCCGAAAAACGCGCGGCCTACGATGCACTGGCCGATGGTCCGCGCCGGGGAACCACAGGTACGGGAGGCTTTCAGCCGCCACCCGGCTGGGAGAACCAGGACTTCCACTTTCGCGGCGGGCGTGGCGCGGCACCCGAAGGGGATGCGGATTTCAGCGACTTCTTCTCGCAGATGTTCGGCCATGCGGCCCGGGCTCGGCAGGCAGACACCGGCGGCCAAGGCCGCCAGCCGCCCGACATGCGCGGCCAGGACCAGCATGCCAGCATCGAGCTGGACCTGATGGACAGCTATCGTGGCGCCCAGCGCAGCCTGCACCTGCGCACCACGGCCATCGATGACGACGGCCAGGTGGTGGCCCGGGACAAGGAGCTGCAGGTCAGCATCCCCAAGGGCGTGCGCGAAGGCCAGATGATCCGTCTGGCCGGCCAGGGAGGCGCGGGCCTTGGCAAGGGCCCCGCAGGCGACCTGCTGCTGGAGGTGCACCTTCGCCATGACCCCCGCTGGTGGGCAGAGGGCAAGGATGTCTACCAGAACGTGGCCCTGGCTCCCTGGGAAGCCGCGCTGGGGGGCGCGGTCCGGATGTCCACCATCGCCGGCGAATTCGAGGTCAGCGTACCGGCAGGCAGCCGCCCGGGCCGCAAGCTGCGCATCAAGGGCAAGGGCCTTCCCGCCGCCACGCCCGGCGACCTGTACCTGGTTCTGGGCATCGCGCTGCCCGAGGCACAGACCGATGCACAGCGCCAGGCCTATGCCAGCCTGGCCCAGGCCTTTCCCTCTTTCGACGCCCGCCGGCAAGGCACGGGCCAAGGAGCCTCTCGATGA
- a CDS encoding thioredoxin family protein — protein sequence MDPMAGTLPDESDAACPWWVVCLCAQWCGVCNQYRATFEQLATQFPQMRFIWLDVEDREDVAGDLDIETFPSLLVADGERARFLGPVLPQPAVVTRMLQSLAQDPGAGPADPAEAQALLARLRSAQALDHLGA from the coding sequence ATGGATCCAATGGCCGGCACGCTGCCGGACGAAAGCGATGCCGCCTGCCCCTGGTGGGTGGTCTGCCTGTGCGCGCAGTGGTGCGGCGTGTGCAATCAGTACCGGGCCACCTTCGAGCAACTGGCCACCCAGTTCCCGCAGATGCGCTTCATCTGGCTCGATGTCGAGGACCGCGAGGATGTGGCCGGTGACCTCGATATCGAGACCTTCCCCTCGCTGCTTGTGGCCGATGGCGAACGGGCGCGCTTTCTGGGGCCCGTGCTGCCCCAGCCGGCGGTGGTGACGCGCATGCTGCAGTCGCTGGCGCAGGACCCCGGTGCCGGCCCCGCCGACCCGGCCGAGGCCCAGGCCCTGCTGGCGCGCCTGCGTTCGGCGCAGGCGCTGGACCATCTCGGTGCCTGA